Proteins from a genomic interval of Gopherus evgoodei ecotype Sinaloan lineage chromosome 7, rGopEvg1_v1.p, whole genome shotgun sequence:
- the LOC115654432 gene encoding hyaluronidase-4-like isoform X2 translates to MAARGERAVLLRRAPEPEEEMGQRQSRVEQTAVRLSSGRLLAWSSLAFRLHRCPLHRTILLLLLLCPELPRGHNLKPSLPPIVTDRPFLVAWNAPTARCWTSYEVPLSVASFSLLANVREDFTGGNITIFYYDQLGLYPYYLNKTTPPVAINGGCPQNTSLLDHLDKMASDIATAMPSASFAGLSVIDWENWRPQWIRNWDKKNVYRTMSTQLVRLRNPRWPDEQVELEAKWEFETAAARFMAETLKLAQLLRPGGWWGYYLFPECYNYHYWDDFENFTGGCPQVEVQRNNKLLWLWEQSKALYPSIYMEEVLKASPQGKKFVQAKLSEALRVAQLPSVNHSLPVFAYARPFYSYTLKELTQTDLVHTIGQAAAMGAHGIVLWGGVEYSRNRSNCVKIQKYMTGTLGPYIINVTTATKLCSQFVCNNHGRCLRRKMDLDSYLHLDASSFQIQVDQATHGPRVSVKGALTTQQRDRMRQEFTCHCYQGWRGEHCNSRGHSNQLWAWDLCIPMMVMSAMWTWGM, encoded by the exons ATGGCAGCGAGAGGGGAGCGCGCCGTCCTGCTCCGCCGAGCCCCGGAGCCggaggaagagatggggcagcgGCAGAG CAGAGTGGAGCAAACTGCAGTGAGGCTCAGCTCAGGCAGGCTCCTGGCATGGAGCTCACTGGCCTTCAGGCTACACAGGTGCCCCCTCCACCGCACCATCTTGCTGCTTCTGCTTCTGTGCCCTGAGCTGCCCAGAGGTCATAACCTGAAGCCATCCTTGCCCCCCATTGTGACAGACCGGCCCTTTCTGGTGGCTTGGAATGCGCCAACGGCTCGATGCTGGACTTCCTATGAGGTGCCCCTTAGTGTTGCCTCCTTCAGCCTCCTGGCGAACGTGCGGGAAGACTTCACAGGCGGGAACATCACCATCTTCTACTATGATCAGCTGGGTCTATACCCCTACTACCTGAACAAAACCACACCGCCTGTAGCTATCAATGGTGGCTGCCCCCAGAACACCAGCCTGCTGGACCACCTGGACAAGATGGCCAGCGACATCGCCACTGCCATGCCCTCGGCCTCCTTCGCTGGACTGTCTGTGATCGATTGGGAGAACTGGAGGCCCCAGTGGATCCGAAACTGGGACAAGAAAAATGTCTACCGGACCATGTCCACCCAGCTGGTGAGGCTAAGGAACCCACGCTGGCCCGATGAGCAGGTGGAGCTGGAGGCTAAGTGGGAGTTCGAGACGGCTGCGGCCAGGTTCATGGCAGAGACCCTCAAGCTGGCACAGTTGCTGCGCCCTGGCGGCTGGTGGGGCTACTACCTCTTCCCCGAATGCTATAACTACCATTACTGGGATGACTTTGAGAACTTCACTGGGGGCTGCCCCCAGGTGGAGGTGCAGCGTAACAACAAGCTGCTGTGGCTGTGGGAGCAGAGCAAGGCGCTCTACCCCTCCATCTACATGGAGGAGGTGTTGAAAGCCTCCCCGCAGGGCAAGAAGTTTGTGCAGGCCAAGCTAAGCGAAGCTCTGCGCGTGGCTCAGCTGCCCTCCGTCAACCACTCCCTGCCTGTCTTTGCGTATGCCCGGCCCTTCTACAGCTACACCCTGAAGGAGCTAACCCAG ACAGACCTTGTGCACACGATCGGGCAGGCAGCAGCCATGGGGGCTCACGGCATCGTTCTCTGGGGAGGTGTGGAATATTCTCGCAACCGG TCCAACTGTGTGAAGATCCAGAAATATATGACTGGCACCTTAGGCCCTTACATCATCAACGTGACCACAGCAACCAAACTCTGCAGCCAGTTTGTCTGCAACAACCATGGCCGCTGCCTTCGCAGGAAGATGGATTTGGACAGCTACCTGCACCTGGATGCGAGCTCCTTCCAGATCCAAGTGGACCAAGCCACCCATGGACCGCGTGTGTCCGTGAAAGGAGCCCTCACCACGCAGCAGAGGGATAGGATGAGACAAGAGTTCACATGTCACTGCTaccagggctggaggggggaacACTGCAATTCCCGGGGTCACAGCAACCAGCTCTGGGCATGGGACTTGTGCATCCCCATGATGGTGATGTCTGCAATGTGGACGTGGGGCATGTGA
- the LOC115654432 gene encoding hyaluronidase-4-like isoform X1: MAARGERAVLLRRAPEPEEEMGQRQSRVEQTAVRLSSGRLLAWSSLAFRLHRCPLHRTILLLLLLCPELPRGHNLKPSLPPIVTDRPFLVAWNAPTARCWTSYEVPLSVASFSLLANVREDFTGGNITIFYYDQLGLYPYYLNKTTPPVAINGGCPQNTSLLDHLDKMASDIATAMPSASFAGLSVIDWENWRPQWIRNWDKKNVYRTMSTQLVRLRNPRWPDEQVELEAKWEFETAAARFMAETLKLAQLLRPGGWWGYYLFPECYNYHYWDDFENFTGGCPQVEVQRNNKLLWLWEQSKALYPSIYMEEVLKASPQGKKFVQAKLSEALRVAQLPSVNHSLPVFAYARPFYSYTLKELTQAQLQDAIGSLVHLCCPLCPCPVENQLLFPALLLTHPLQIHTDLVHTIGQAAAMGAHGIVLWGGVEYSRNRSNCVKIQKYMTGTLGPYIINVTTATKLCSQFVCNNHGRCLRRKMDLDSYLHLDASSFQIQVDQATHGPRVSVKGALTTQQRDRMRQEFTCHCYQGWRGEHCNSRGHSNQLWAWDLCIPMMVMSAMWTWGM, from the exons ATGGCAGCGAGAGGGGAGCGCGCCGTCCTGCTCCGCCGAGCCCCGGAGCCggaggaagagatggggcagcgGCAGAG CAGAGTGGAGCAAACTGCAGTGAGGCTCAGCTCAGGCAGGCTCCTGGCATGGAGCTCACTGGCCTTCAGGCTACACAGGTGCCCCCTCCACCGCACCATCTTGCTGCTTCTGCTTCTGTGCCCTGAGCTGCCCAGAGGTCATAACCTGAAGCCATCCTTGCCCCCCATTGTGACAGACCGGCCCTTTCTGGTGGCTTGGAATGCGCCAACGGCTCGATGCTGGACTTCCTATGAGGTGCCCCTTAGTGTTGCCTCCTTCAGCCTCCTGGCGAACGTGCGGGAAGACTTCACAGGCGGGAACATCACCATCTTCTACTATGATCAGCTGGGTCTATACCCCTACTACCTGAACAAAACCACACCGCCTGTAGCTATCAATGGTGGCTGCCCCCAGAACACCAGCCTGCTGGACCACCTGGACAAGATGGCCAGCGACATCGCCACTGCCATGCCCTCGGCCTCCTTCGCTGGACTGTCTGTGATCGATTGGGAGAACTGGAGGCCCCAGTGGATCCGAAACTGGGACAAGAAAAATGTCTACCGGACCATGTCCACCCAGCTGGTGAGGCTAAGGAACCCACGCTGGCCCGATGAGCAGGTGGAGCTGGAGGCTAAGTGGGAGTTCGAGACGGCTGCGGCCAGGTTCATGGCAGAGACCCTCAAGCTGGCACAGTTGCTGCGCCCTGGCGGCTGGTGGGGCTACTACCTCTTCCCCGAATGCTATAACTACCATTACTGGGATGACTTTGAGAACTTCACTGGGGGCTGCCCCCAGGTGGAGGTGCAGCGTAACAACAAGCTGCTGTGGCTGTGGGAGCAGAGCAAGGCGCTCTACCCCTCCATCTACATGGAGGAGGTGTTGAAAGCCTCCCCGCAGGGCAAGAAGTTTGTGCAGGCCAAGCTAAGCGAAGCTCTGCGCGTGGCTCAGCTGCCCTCCGTCAACCACTCCCTGCCTGTCTTTGCGTATGCCCGGCCCTTCTACAGCTACACCCTGAAGGAGCTAACCCAG GCACAGCTGCAGGATGCTATAGGAAGCCTTGTGCacctctgctgccccctctgtCCCTGTCCTGTGGAAAACCAGCTCCTGTTTCCAGCACTGTTGCTCACTCATCCTCTACAAATTCAC ACAGACCTTGTGCACACGATCGGGCAGGCAGCAGCCATGGGGGCTCACGGCATCGTTCTCTGGGGAGGTGTGGAATATTCTCGCAACCGG TCCAACTGTGTGAAGATCCAGAAATATATGACTGGCACCTTAGGCCCTTACATCATCAACGTGACCACAGCAACCAAACTCTGCAGCCAGTTTGTCTGCAACAACCATGGCCGCTGCCTTCGCAGGAAGATGGATTTGGACAGCTACCTGCACCTGGATGCGAGCTCCTTCCAGATCCAAGTGGACCAAGCCACCCATGGACCGCGTGTGTCCGTGAAAGGAGCCCTCACCACGCAGCAGAGGGATAGGATGAGACAAGAGTTCACATGTCACTGCTaccagggctggaggggggaacACTGCAATTCCCGGGGTCACAGCAACCAGCTCTGGGCATGGGACTTGTGCATCCCCATGATGGTGATGTCTGCAATGTGGACGTGGGGCATGTGA